One genomic region from Onychostoma macrolepis isolate SWU-2019 chromosome 23, ASM1243209v1, whole genome shotgun sequence encodes:
- the LOC131532411 gene encoding chemokine XC receptor 1-like, with amino-acid sequence MTEEYTDIYNYIDDYEDQMCRKEEVVKVGSILIPLFFTAVVVLSCIGNILVLVILALYKSLRCLTNVFILNLAVSDLLFTFGLPFWASYYISGWTFGEVGCKAVKFFFYVGFYSSVLFLTLMTVQRYMEVVHPLSDWERCRGLSVSPFIVWILSGTVSLLGSLHSKVMIESDSLYCEYGSVEWKSSTAYFQNAFFFIAFVIMGYCYGSMLRTITKSQINKRHRTVRLTFFIVLLFFIGWAPYNIVMFLKSLTFHPFTDCEVSIRLDYAYYACRMLAFSHCCINPAILVFVDAKFCNTLREISRRFCFV; translated from the coding sequence ATGACTGAGGAGTATACTGACATTTACAACTACATCGATGACTATGAAGACCAGATGTGTCGCAAAGAGGAGGTGGTAAAAGTCGGATCTATTCTCATTCCACTCTTTTTCACAGCAGTGGTTGTATTGAGCTGCATCGGTAACATCCTAGTTCTGGTCATCCTTGCACTCTACAAAAGCCTCAGATGCCTGACCAACGTCTTCATCCTCAATTTAGCTGTGTCAGATCTGCTGTTCACTTTTGGACTTCCATTTTGGGCATCATACTATATTTCTGGTTGGACATTTGGAGAGGTTGGCTGTAAAGCTGTTAAGTTTTTCTTCTATGTTGGCTTTTACAGCAGCGTGTTGTTCTTGACTCTGATGACCGTTCAGCGTTACATGGAGGTGGTTCATCCTCTGTCCGACTGGGAGAGATGCAGAGGCCTTTCAGTCTCTCCTTTTATCGTTTGGATCCTGAGTGGAACGGTTTCACTGCTCGGTTCACTTCATAGCAAAGTCATGATAGAATCTGACAGCCTATACTGTGAATATGGCAGTGTTGAATGGAAATCTAGCACTGcttattttcaaaatgcttttttcTTCATTGCATTTGTAATCATGGGTTACTGCTATGGTAGTATGCTTCGGACGATCACAAAATCACAGATTAATAAGAGACACAGGACTGTTAGACTAACCTTTTTTATTGTGCTGCTGTTTTTTATCGGTTGGGCTCCATATAACATTGTCATGTTCTTAAAATCTTTGACCTTCCATCCATTCACAGACTGTGAAGTAAGCATAAGACTCGACTATGCATATTATGCTTGCAGAATGTTAGCTTTCTCCCACTGTTGCATAAACCCAGCGATTTTAGTTTTTGTAGATGCAAAGTTTTGTAATACTTTACGAGAAATTTCAAGGAGGTTTTGTTTTGTCTAA